Sequence from the Propionispora vibrioides genome:
ATATCCCGCAGTTTTTTTCGAACCAGAAGGGAGTCATCACAAATTAACACTTTGACTTTGTTTGTTGCTGCCATAGAAAGAGCCCTCCTCCTCCCGCCCGCCAGGCGGCTTCCTTTTTCATTTAATGATTTAGTTACTTGCCAATATGTATGCTGTTTCTACACATTCTTCATGAATCCTGTCGAGGCAATAGAAAATTAACAAAATCCTAGAAAAAAGAGACCGCCTGCAGGCAGCCTCTTCTTTACCGGTATCACCGGGAAGTTAGATCAGTTTCATATCCTTTAATACATTGTTCATATTGTGAACGGCTTCGGCGCTCTTATTGAAGGCAGCCTGTTCTTCGGCGTTCAGTTTGTAATCCACAATGGATTCCCAGCCGTCTTTACCCAGAACAACCGGTACGCCCATGCAAATATCGCTTTGGCCGTATTCGCCGTCCAAAGCTACGCAGCAAGGGAAAATTTTCTTTTCGTCAAGCACGATGGCTTTAACCAAAGCGCCGCAGGATGCGCCGGGAGCATACCAGGCGGAAGTGCCTAACAGCTTAGTCAGCGTAGCGCCGCCTACCATGGTGTCGGCAGCCACTTTCTGCAAGGTTTCGGCGTCCAGCAAAGTGGAGATCGGAATACCCTGATAAGTAGCGAAACGGGTCAACGGGATCATCGTAGTGTCGCCGTGTCCGCCGATAACAAAACCTTGGATATCGGTAGCCGGACGGTCAAGTGCCTGGCTCAGATAATATTTGAAACGGGAGCTGTCGAGAATGCCGCCCATGCCAATTACGCGGTTTTTCGGCAGGCCCAGTGCTTTATACGCCAAATAGGTCATGGTATCCATCGGATTGCTGATTACGATGATAATAGCGTCAGGCGAATATTTCAGAATATTGTCGGCTACACCTTTTACAATACCGGCGTTAGTACCGATCAGGTCTTCACGGGTCATGCCGGGTTTACGGGGAATACCGGAAGTAATTACCACTACGCCCGACCCAGCAGTTTTGCTGTAATCGCCAGTACTGCCAATTACTCTGGTGTTGAAGCCCAGGGTGGTAGCCGTTTGCATAATATCCATGGCTTTGCCTTCAGCTACGCCTTCTTTGATGTCCAATAGAACAAGCTCGCTTGCTAATCCCTGCTGTACAATGACGTTTGCACATGTTGCGCCTACGTTACCTGCACCAACTACAGTAATTTTCATGTTGTCATCATCCTCCTAAAGTTTGTACCCTAAGGGTTGTACCTTTTACATGTAAATTATACATCGTTTTCTAGTATTTATCATCATATTTATCGCAAAGAATGTGAAAAAAATTACATGTGCTAATGTTCCACAAACTCTGAAACTACCATTTCTTCACAGGTCTTTTCCCGTAAGGCTCCATTGCCGTCGACTTACCTATAGCCGTATTTCAAAAAATTTTAATGAAGTATGGCACAGAAAACACCGTCAGGGAGTGTCTCGGATAGTTTGAAGACACACTAGGTTTTAAAATGACGCCACCCGGGCATCATGCTATAATAAAGAGAGTTCATTCTTTTTGTCTACGAGGTTTCTTATGGTTACACCTTCTGCTCGGATTCGTGAGATCGATCTTCTACGGGCCTTGGCTATTGTGCTGATGACCCTGTTTCACGCCATATTTGATGCGGCGGAATTTTACGATGCCAATATAAGCTACACCAGCGGCATTTGGTACTACACCGGCAAGCTGTCGGCCATTCTGTTCCTGCTGACCTCGGGCATCAGCGTCACCTTAGGATCCCATAGTTTGAAACGGGGTCTGACCGTACTGGCAGCCGGCCTGCTGGTCATTGCCGCCACCTATTGGTTTAGCCCTGCCAGCTTTGTCATTTTCGGCATCCTGCAGCTTATCGGGACAAGCATGCTGACCTATCCTCTGTTGCGGCGGCTTTCCTGCCCGCTCCTTGCGCTGCTGGCCATCGCTGCCTGGCTGGCCGGCCTCAGCCTGCAGGGCGTAACCACCGGCAGTCTTTATCTGCTGCCGTTTGGTGTCACACCGCCGTTCTTTGCCTCGCTGGACTATTATCCCCTGCTGCCCTGGTATGGCTTTTTTGTGGCCGGCTTGCTGCTGGGCAAAGTCTGTTATCCGGCGCGGCAACCGTTGTTTCCCCACTTGCCGGATCAACGCCTGCTGACCGGTCTGGAGTGGCTGGGACGTCACTCGCTCCTCACCTACTTGATCCACCAACCGGTTCTGTTACTCCTCTTTGCCGTCTTTATGCCGCTCCTGTAAGCCGGTAGGTTAATAGCCTTCCCCGCCTTACCGACCTTTATGTAATGAGGTGACCGCTTGATGTATACACTGTTTTTCCGGTCCCGTTTCCTGCTGCTTTACGCCTGCTGTTTACTGCTTGGGCTGTTTACGCCGCTCCCCGCCCTGGCTGAGCCGGCCGGAACTCTTTACGTGATCAATGGTCTGACCAGCGGCGAAGACACCCGCCAACCCGGCGACGATGTGAAAAAGATCGAGCCTTTCAGCGACAGCCTCTATCAATATACCGACTTTGCCAACGGCTTCAGCCTGCGCTATCCCTCCGGCATGATCGCCGACGCATCCCTGTCGGCTGTCCGCACCCTCTTTACCGACGGCCAGACCGACATCCTGGTGTTTTATGATTCACTGGCCGATAAACAGTCCTCAGCCGCCGAACTGATCGAATACGGCAACCGCTTCCGTTACAATACGGCCGATCACCGGATCGAAACCGATAAAACCCTGTACATAAACGGGCGCCAGGTTCATCTTCTCAAATGGACCCGCCGCCAGCTATCCCGCGTCGCCGGTGACAAGAACCATTATGTTTCGGCGGAAATCGTAAAAAATCCTTACGAAGTATACACCCTGCTCATCAAGTCGGCCAAGCCGATTGAAAATGAGCTGGAACTCATCCAAAGCGTCTCGCTGTTCCCGCCTCAGGGGCACCCCGGCATCTATAAGCGGCAAAGCGCCTCCACCACGCCTCTGAATGAGGAAACCCGTGCCTTCCTGCACACCTATTTCGGCCCGGACAGTTCCTTTCATTGGGGCGTGTTTGAACCCAGCGCCCCTTACAACATGACCAATCTGCTCCGGCTGGAAGATTCCTTTGGTTACCGCTTCCCCTTTGTCATCCGCTATCAGTCACTGGACGAGAACATGCCCCTGCAGGGCTTACAAAACGCCTACCAGCACCAGACCTATGTGGAGCTGACGCTGCAGACACTGCTGCAGGAGGCCGGGGTGAACGCGCTCAAGCTCGGCGCGTCCGGTCAGGTTAACGCCGGCATTGTCTATGATATGCTGGACGGCCAATATGACGACTACCTGGCGGAATATGCCCGGCGGCTAAAAGAGTTCAACCACCCGGTGCTGTTTAGACTGAACAATGAAATGAACGGCGACTGGTGCTGGTATTCGGCCTACTACACCGGGAAGGACGCCGATCTCTACATCGCGCTCTGGCGCTACATCCAAACGGTATTTGCCAATCACGGCGTGGACAATGTCATCTGGGTCTGGAATCCGCACGACCTGTCACGGCCGGATTTTAAGTGGAACCATTATCTCATGTATTATCCCGGCGACGAATATGTCGACCTGATCGGCCTGACCGGCTATAACACCGGTACCTATTTTCCGGGTGAACGGTGGCGGGAATTCAAAGACATCTATACGCCACTCTACAGCGAATATGCCTCCCTATTCAACAAGCCTTTCCTGATCACCGAATTTGGCTCCAATTCCGTCGGCGGCGACAAAGCGGCCTGGATCCGCGGCATGTTTGACCATATGGCCGATTTCCCCCGCATCAAGGCGGCCATTTGGTGGAGCGGCATTGATTACGATCAATTGGGACAGCCGGGGCGCATTTATCTGATTAATGAAACGGAAGAGATTATCCAGGTGTTCCGTGAGCGGCTGAAAGAGTATGAACCCAAGCGGCAGCCACCGGACCAAAACCCGGATCATAAAGAAAGCGGTTGACAGTATCTTGCTGTCAACCGCTTTCTTTATACCTGCAGTCCCAGTTGCCTCATGACTTCAATCAGCTTCTCCGTATTTACCGGTTTTGCCGCATACGCCTCACAGCCTTTTTGGAAGGAATTACGGACGTACTCGGTGTCGTGCAAGGCTGTGATCATAATAATTTTGGTCTGATCCGCCTCGGCTACGCCTTTTTGCTTTTCTAAATCACGGATAGCTTGCAGGGCTCTCATGCCATCCACCTTGGGCATCATAATATCCAGGCAGATTAAGTCATAGGGATCTCCCACATCCCAGGCCATCAGGAAGGCTTCCACCGCCTCCATGCCATTTACCGTCAGATCACATTCACCATACTGCGATAATATTTTGTCCAAATATTTGCGGCTGGCCAAATCGTCTTCAGCAATCAAGATTTTCATAACATCCACCCCGTTTCACATCATATTTTATCTACATCCTTCAGCAGGCTTGACAAACCGCTTAAATCCATCTATGTATCCTCCGAAACTCCATATATCCCTTTTCCAGCTCGGCAATTCCCTCGTTTACCTCTTGCTGCTTCTCCTTCCGGCAAAGCAGCTCCAGCCGAAAGGCAGTCATTTTTAACCCGTGGGCATCAAGACTGGCGGCACTGTTCTTGACCTGATGCGCCAATTCGCCGATGGCGGAGAAATTACATTCCGCCGCGGCCCGCTCCTGGCGCAGCCGCTCAATACATTTGCCCATAATCTCCCGGATTTGCTCCGGGTTGTGGTAATCCGCCCCCTCGCTGGAGCCATGCTGCAGAGCGGCCACCACTTCCCGTTCCCGCTGCCTTAGAATGACCGATTCGATCGCCTGAAACAAATTTTCCATCTGGATGGGCTTAGCGACATAACCGTCCATTCCCGCCGCCAGAAACCGCTCCCGGTCCCCGACCAGCGCATGGGCCGTCACTGCAATGATCGGGATATGCTTTCCTGCCGGTTTTTCCATCTGGCGGATTCTTGCCGTTGCTTCCAGTCCGTCCATGCCCGGCATTTGCACATCCATCAGAATGAGATCCGGTTGTACCCAGGACAATTGTCGCAAAGCCTCCAAGCCGTTATTGGCGACATGCACTTGATAGTCCCTGCCGCGGAGCATCCGGGTAATGACCGACTGATTAACCGCTTCATCTTCCACCAGCAAGATACGGACTACATCCTGCGCGGTTACGGCAATAGCCGCTGGCGGCAGCTCTGCCGGACCGGCCGCTACAGCAAAAGGCAACACAATATAAAAGGTGCTGCCTGCCCCGCGTTCACTTTCCACACCAATCCGGCCGCCCATAATCTCAGTCAATTGCTTGGAGATAGCCAGGCCCAAGCCACTGCCGCCGTATTTGCGGGTAAAGGACCCGTCAATCTGGCTGAACTTTTGAAACAGAGCGGGAACATCCTCCCGGGCAATCCCAATGCCCGTATCGGTCACCCGGAACTCCAGTTCAATATGTCCGTCTGTCGCCGGCCGTTGCTGGACACAAAAGGTTACTTGACCGTTGTCGGTAAATTTGACGGCATTGCTTAAAAGATTATTTAAAATCTGCTGCAACCGGTGCGGGTCACCCTTAACAAAAGGCGGAATGGTCTCCGGGATATGATAATCCATCATCAAACCCTTATTTCGGGCATGGGAATAATGAATGGGTATCGTCTTGCGCAAGAGTTCCTTCAGATCGAAAGCAATGGTTTCCACCGTCAGACGGCCGGCTTCCATCTTGGAGATATCCAGTACGTCATTGATGACATGAAGCAGGGAGTTGGCGCATTCTTTGGCAATGTTCATATTGTCCCGCTGTTCGGGCTGTAGCGGCGTCATCAACGTTAGATCAATCATCCCCAGAATGCCGTTGAGCGGCGTCCGGATCTCATGGCTCATATTGGCCAGAAACTGGCTTTTGGTGCGATTGGCTCTTTCGGCCGCCTCCTTGGCTTCCTGCATGTCCCGCTCCGCCGCTTTACGCTCGGTGATATCCAAAATAGAGCCAATATAGCCGGAAAAACTGCCATCCAGACCATAAAAGGGTTTACCCATTTCCAACACCCAGCGATATTCTCCGTCATAGCGCTTCAGCCGGTACTCCAGGGAAAAGGGCCGTTGCACAGCAAAGGCGCTGTCAAATTCCTGGCAGCGATGCAAATAGTCCTCGCTATGCACCAGGTCCTGCCACTCACAGTCTGTTCTCCCGCCGCTATGGCCGCCGGTAAACTGCAGCCAGCTCCGGTTAAAGTAGTCGCAGGTTTTATTGATACCGGCCCGCCAAATGAGCACCGGAAAATTTTCAAACAGGGTCAGATAAAAATCACGCGATTTGGACAGGTTCTCCTGCAGCAGCTTATATTGGGTAATATCCTCAACGATCAGCAGCACACACCGCCGGTTGCCCAAAAACAGCGGTACGGCGCTTACCCGCCACCAGACTCGGGTGGGAACGTCGTCCACCTTGATCATTTTGGGAAACTCTTCCCCATAACTGCTTTCGCCTGACAGCAAGGCTTTATTCAGCATGCGGGTCATCGGACAGATGGGGCAACTCTCACCTTCGCCGCAACCCCTGGGCGAATGAGAGTTGTTGACACATTGAAAAAATTCCCCCACCGGCTGGTCGTAGATCTCGGCAAAGTCCTGGCGGCTTTTTTTCATAGCCTCCCAGTTAATCTGCTCGATGCGCCGTTCTTCGTTCAGAATTAGCATGCCCACCGGCACGGTATTAAAAATGGTCTCCAGCTTTCGCTGTTTGCTGATCACCTCTTTTTCCGTCCGTCTAATCCTGTCGATGTCCCGGAGCAGCATCACTACCCCGTACTGATTATAGCCTGCATCCTTGACCAGCGAGGCGGTAGCGGAAATATATCCCCTTGTTCCGTTGCGGCGGATGATGACCGAATCCCGCGGCAGACCAATGCCAGAGGACCCTCGGGCAGCCTCAGCCACCGGGCTGGGCACCGGCAAGCCCGTTTCGGCATGAACAATTTGCAGAATTTCATCCACATGCCGCCCCATGGCCGCTTGCGCCGACCAGCCGGTAATCAGTTCCCCGGCCGGATTTAAAAAAGTAATCTGACCGTGCTGATCGGTAATAATCACCCCGTCACCCATGCTGGCCAGTACAGCCTCCATATTTTTCATATTTTCACCGCCTTGCGTCTTCGCGGGGCGAACAGCCCGGCCGCGGATTCGATGCATATCCCTCACCACCTTTAGCAAAATTAATCATAGCGGTTTATTTCATCTGCCCCAACAGGGTATAAATCAACCGGGGAATATCCTCCAGGGACGCCTGCTTCTCAACGGCGCCGATTTCATGAGCCGCCTTGGGCATACCGTATACTACGCTGGATTGCTCGTTTTGCCCGATGGTCCTGGCCCCCTGCCGGCGCATAGTCAGCAAACCCCGGGCGCCATCATAGCCCATACCGGTCAAAATGACCCCTACCGCTTTCTCCTTAACCACCTGGGCCATACTCTCAAAAAGCACGTCCACCGAGGGGCAATGCCCATTGACCCGTTCTTCCTGGCGGCATTCTACCGTATATAACGTTCCTGTCTTTTTAATGCGCATGTGATAATCGCCGGGAGCAATCAGCGCCAGTCCCGGATAAATCCGGTCGCCGTTTTTCGCCTCTCTCACTTCCATAGGACAGGAATTGTTCAGCCTGTCGGCATACATGGCCGTAAACCGCGGCGGCATATGCTGCACCACCAAAATACCTGGGGCGTCGGCCGGCATGGTCTGCAAAATACTATAGACCGCTTCTGTCCCGCCGGTGGATGAGCCAATGGCAATGAACACGCCGCGGCAGTCCGCTCCATTCCGGCTGTCTATGGCAGCACCGGCCGCCCGTTGTTTCCAGTGGCCCACCTTTGCCACCGAGGCAATTTTCACCTTTACAACCAGCTCGTTAACCAGAGCTTCCAGGCCCCGCATATTCTGCATGTCCGGTTTCGTCACAAAATCAACCGCTCCGGCATTGAGTGCCTCAAACACGTTATCGCTGACGGCGCTGATGACGACAACAGGTAGGGGATATTGCGGCATCAGCCGCCGCAAGAAATCAATGCCGCTCATTTTGGGCATTTCCACATCCAGCGTTACCACGTCAGGATCAAACTCGATGATTTTATCCCGGGCTTCATAGGCATCGGCCGCCGTAGCCACCACCTCAATGACACTGTCCAGCGCCAGGCCTCTGGCAATCAGCTCGCGAAAAACCAAAGAATCATCTACTACCAGCACTCTTATTTTCTTGCGCAAGATCGACATGCTATCTATTCCTTTCTGTAGACTGCCGGCATAATGTACCTGTACTTTGTCTGGCTACGGTTGATGGATTCCGAATGCCCGATAAATAAATAGCCTCCCGGTTCGGTATACTCATAAAACTTGTCAAGTAAGGCCGCTCGCTCGGCAGCCCCAAAGTAGATCATCACATTGCGGCAGAAGATAGTATGAAACTTTTTCTTAAACGGGAAGGCTTCTTTCAGATTGAAAACCCGGTAAATCACGGCGTTTTTTATCGTATCCGCCACCACACGCCGCTCGTCGTCGAGACGGCGGAAATAGGCGGATTGCCAGCTTGGCGGCAAAGCGGCGATGCTTTCCGTGGGATATATCCCCTGCACGGCCTTTTCCAGAACCTCGGTGGAAATATCCGTGGCCAGCAGCTTGGTATCCCACGGTTGACCGCTGCCCCGGAAGTAATCGTTCAGAATCATGGCCAGCGTATACGGTTCCTCGCCGCTGGAACAACCGGCACTCCAAATTCTCAGGTCCCGGTCGGCGACGGCAGCAGCCAGATAGGGCAGCACGGTGGCCTTAAAAAATTCAAAATGCCTGACCTCCCGCATAAAATAGGTATGGTTTGTCGTGAGCCGGTTCAACAGCATGGCCAGGGCTTGGCCGCTTTTATCGGAAATCACTTCCCGGTACAGTTCGGAAAAACTGTTTAAATTTCTTTGTTTCAACACATTTTCCAGTCTTCCTACCACCAGGGCCCGTTTTTCCTGGCCCAAATGAATCCCGTAATGGGTTTTCAGAAAATCAGCGATCAATTGAAACTCTTGATCGGATATATCCGTCATAAGCCTTCCCCCAAAAAACATCTGTGCCGGACTGCTGCCGGATATGGCAAAGAGCCTTTTCGCCGGCTGGGCCGGCTATCGCCCGACTATTGCCTGCTAAAGACTCTGTGCCTTGGGGCGTGTTTGCAAACACACCCTAGTACTTGCCGAAATCGTTACTGCCCAAGGATATTTTAATTTTACTGTTTGCCGGCTTATCTGCCGGGGCTCCTGGCTCGCTTCCGGTTGGTGAGGGATTTGCTCCGGCCATGGTTTCCAGCATTTTTATGATATCCGGCCGCAGATTTTCCAGTGAATCCTGACTGTAGCCAACCTTTTTAAGCTTGAATTTATTGACCAGGTTACGCAGTAGTTCAGCCTGACTGGACAGTTCTTCACTGGCCGAGGCGCTTTCTTCGGCAGTAGCCGAGTTGGTTTGCGTAACCTGCGACACCTGCATAATTCCCTGGTTGACCTGGGCAATGGCCGTGGCCTGCTCATTGGAGGCGCCGGCAATATCGGCCACCAGGTCTGCTGCATGCGATACCTTTTCAACAATCTGTTTCAGGGCTTCCGCCGTTTCACTGGCAATTTTCGTCCCGGCATCCACCTTTTTGATTGAACCTTCAATCATCGTTGTCGTTTCTTTAGCCGCATTAGCGCTGCGGGCCGCCAGGTTGCGCACTTCCTCCGCCACGACGGCAAAACCTTTGCCGTGCTGCCCTGCCCGGGCCGCCTCTACGGCGGCATTCAAGGCCAGGATATTGGTTTGGAAGGCAATCTCATCGATCACTTTAATAATCTTGGAAATGTTGGCCGACGATTCATTAATATCCTCCATCGCCCGTAGCATGCCGCCCATCTGATTTTCGCCCCGGCCGGCATTTTCTTTCGCCTCAACCGCCAGTTCATTGGCCCGGGTGGCGCTAATTGCGTTCTGTTTAGTCTGGGTGGCAATTTCCTCCATTGAAGCCGACAGTTCTTCCACCGAGCTTGCCTGTTCCGTGGACCCCTGCGACAGGGCCTGACTGGAATCGGATACCTGACGGGACGCGGCGGCTACCTGTTCGGCCGAGGAATTAATATTGGTCAGTACATGATTAATGTTGTCGGTCATTTTCCGGAAGGCACCGGCTAGTACGCCTACCTCATCCTTAGAATCAATGTCAATGGCCACATTCAGATCACCGCCGGCAATCTTCTCCGAAGCCGCCACCAATGTATTCAGCGGCCGGCTGATCATCCGGGAAATGGCGATCCCCAGCCCAATAGCCACAGCAATCCCGATCGCAATAACGAGCAGCATGATCTTGATAGTAGCACTTGTCTGCGCTCCATTGGCCTCGGAACGTTCCCTGCCTGTCGTCACTTTCAGCTCCGCCAGTTTATTAATTGTCTCGTTAATCTCTTTAGCTAGCTGTATCCCCTCACCATTCATAACCTGCAGCGCCCTATCGGTCTGACCGCTTAACGCCAATTCAAGGATTCTATCATAAATCGGTTTATAGCGAACCTGCTCCGCTTCCAACTGTTTAAATAACTCCTGACCGGCTTC
This genomic interval carries:
- a CDS encoding heparan-alpha-glucosaminide N-acetyltransferase, yielding MVTPSARIREIDLLRALAIVLMTLFHAIFDAAEFYDANISYTSGIWYYTGKLSAILFLLTSGISVTLGSHSLKRGLTVLAAGLLVIAATYWFSPASFVIFGILQLIGTSMLTYPLLRRLSCPLLALLAIAAWLAGLSLQGVTTGSLYLLPFGVTPPFFASLDYYPLLPWYGFFVAGLLLGKVCYPARQPLFPHLPDQRLLTGLEWLGRHSLLTYLIHQPVLLLLFAVFMPLL
- a CDS encoding CheR family methyltransferase, with protein sequence MTDISDQEFQLIADFLKTHYGIHLGQEKRALVVGRLENVLKQRNLNSFSELYREVISDKSGQALAMLLNRLTTNHTYFMREVRHFEFFKATVLPYLAAAVADRDLRIWSAGCSSGEEPYTLAMILNDYFRGSGQPWDTKLLATDISTEVLEKAVQGIYPTESIAALPPSWQSAYFRRLDDERRVVADTIKNAVIYRVFNLKEAFPFKKKFHTIFCRNVMIYFGAAERAALLDKFYEYTEPGGYLFIGHSESINRSQTKYRYIMPAVYRKE
- a CDS encoding glycoside hydrolase family 26 protein; its protein translation is MYTLFFRSRFLLLYACCLLLGLFTPLPALAEPAGTLYVINGLTSGEDTRQPGDDVKKIEPFSDSLYQYTDFANGFSLRYPSGMIADASLSAVRTLFTDGQTDILVFYDSLADKQSSAAELIEYGNRFRYNTADHRIETDKTLYINGRQVHLLKWTRRQLSRVAGDKNHYVSAEIVKNPYEVYTLLIKSAKPIENELELIQSVSLFPPQGHPGIYKRQSASTTPLNEETRAFLHTYFGPDSSFHWGVFEPSAPYNMTNLLRLEDSFGYRFPFVIRYQSLDENMPLQGLQNAYQHQTYVELTLQTLLQEAGVNALKLGASGQVNAGIVYDMLDGQYDDYLAEYARRLKEFNHPVLFRLNNEMNGDWCWYSAYYTGKDADLYIALWRYIQTVFANHGVDNVIWVWNPHDLSRPDFKWNHYLMYYPGDEYVDLIGLTGYNTGTYFPGERWREFKDIYTPLYSEYASLFNKPFLITEFGSNSVGGDKAAWIRGMFDHMADFPRIKAAIWWSGIDYDQLGQPGRIYLINETEEIIQVFRERLKEYEPKRQPPDQNPDHKESG
- a CDS encoding protein-glutamate methylesterase/protein-glutamine glutaminase, whose product is MSILRKKIRVLVVDDSLVFRELIARGLALDSVIEVVATAADAYEARDKIIEFDPDVVTLDVEMPKMSGIDFLRRLMPQYPLPVVVISAVSDNVFEALNAGAVDFVTKPDMQNMRGLEALVNELVVKVKIASVAKVGHWKQRAAGAAIDSRNGADCRGVFIAIGSSTGGTEAVYSILQTMPADAPGILVVQHMPPRFTAMYADRLNNSCPMEVREAKNGDRIYPGLALIAPGDYHMRIKKTGTLYTVECRQEERVNGHCPSVDVLFESMAQVVKEKAVGVILTGMGYDGARGLLTMRRQGARTIGQNEQSSVVYGMPKAAHEIGAVEKQASLEDIPRLIYTLLGQMK
- a CDS encoding PAS domain S-box protein, whose product is MHRIRGRAVRPAKTQGGENMKNMEAVLASMGDGVIITDQHGQITFLNPAGELITGWSAQAAMGRHVDEILQIVHAETGLPVPSPVAEAARGSSGIGLPRDSVIIRRNGTRGYISATASLVKDAGYNQYGVVMLLRDIDRIRRTEKEVISKQRKLETIFNTVPVGMLILNEERRIEQINWEAMKKSRQDFAEIYDQPVGEFFQCVNNSHSPRGCGEGESCPICPMTRMLNKALLSGESSYGEEFPKMIKVDDVPTRVWWRVSAVPLFLGNRRCVLLIVEDITQYKLLQENLSKSRDFYLTLFENFPVLIWRAGINKTCDYFNRSWLQFTGGHSGGRTDCEWQDLVHSEDYLHRCQEFDSAFAVQRPFSLEYRLKRYDGEYRWVLEMGKPFYGLDGSFSGYIGSILDITERKAAERDMQEAKEAAERANRTKSQFLANMSHEIRTPLNGILGMIDLTLMTPLQPEQRDNMNIAKECANSLLHVINDVLDISKMEAGRLTVETIAFDLKELLRKTIPIHYSHARNKGLMMDYHIPETIPPFVKGDPHRLQQILNNLLSNAVKFTDNGQVTFCVQQRPATDGHIELEFRVTDTGIGIAREDVPALFQKFSQIDGSFTRKYGGSGLGLAISKQLTEIMGGRIGVESERGAGSTFYIVLPFAVAAGPAELPPAAIAVTAQDVVRILLVEDEAVNQSVITRMLRGRDYQVHVANNGLEALRQLSWVQPDLILMDVQMPGMDGLEATARIRQMEKPAGKHIPIIAVTAHALVGDRERFLAAGMDGYVAKPIQMENLFQAIESVILRQREREVVAALQHGSSEGADYHNPEQIREIMGKCIERLRQERAAAECNFSAIGELAHQVKNSAASLDAHGLKMTAFRLELLCRKEKQQEVNEGIAELEKGYMEFRRIHRWI
- a CDS encoding methyl-accepting chemotaxis protein, which encodes MMKWFTDLKISVKLLTGFIVVALIAGLVGIIGIWNINSIDKAYSEAYEDFGVGLGDIDDVQYAYQLNRVALRDLMLEKNPSVRDQLVAGIREQEKQMEESKLKFKKSLRTEAGQELFKQLEAEQVRYKPIYDRILELALSGQTDRALQVMNGEGIQLAKEINETINKLAELKVTTGRERSEANGAQTSATIKIMLLVIAIGIAVAIGLGIAISRMISRPLNTLVAASEKIAGGDLNVAIDIDSKDEVGVLAGAFRKMTDNINHVLTNINSSAEQVAAASRQVSDSSQALSQGSTEQASSVEELSASMEEIATQTKQNAISATRANELAVEAKENAGRGENQMGGMLRAMEDINESSANISKIIKVIDEIAFQTNILALNAAVEAARAGQHGKGFAVVAEEVRNLAARSANAAKETTTMIEGSIKKVDAGTKIASETAEALKQIVEKVSHAADLVADIAGASNEQATAIAQVNQGIMQVSQVTQTNSATAEESASASEELSSQAELLRNLVNKFKLKKVGYSQDSLENLRPDIIKMLETMAGANPSPTGSEPGAPADKPANSKIKISLGSNDFGKY
- a CDS encoding response regulator: MKILIAEDDLASRKYLDKILSQYGECDLTVNGMEAVEAFLMAWDVGDPYDLICLDIMMPKVDGMRALQAIRDLEKQKGVAEADQTKIIMITALHDTEYVRNSFQKGCEAYAAKPVNTEKLIEVMRQLGLQV
- the mdh gene encoding malate dehydrogenase; amino-acid sequence: MKITVVGAGNVGATCANVIVQQGLASELVLLDIKEGVAEGKAMDIMQTATTLGFNTRVIGSTGDYSKTAGSGVVVITSGIPRKPGMTREDLIGTNAGIVKGVADNILKYSPDAIIIVISNPMDTMTYLAYKALGLPKNRVIGMGGILDSSRFKYYLSQALDRPATDIQGFVIGGHGDTTMIPLTRFATYQGIPISTLLDAETLQKVAADTMVGGATLTKLLGTSAWYAPGASCGALVKAIVLDEKKIFPCCVALDGEYGQSDICMGVPVVLGKDGWESIVDYKLNAEEQAAFNKSAEAVHNMNNVLKDMKLI